CGTCTCCGTGAACACTCCTACCAAAACTCGGGGCCTTGGAGCAGGCAAGGCAGCTGACCTGACCTACTGGGAAAGTGCAGCTCGCATGATCGCTGATGTTTCCAAGTCCAACAAGATCGTGGTCGAGAAATCTACGGTACCCGTCAAGACCGCAGAGGCCATCGAGAAGATTTTGACCCACAACAGCAGGGGAGTCAAGTATCAGATCCTCTCGAACCCAGAGTTTCTTGCAGAGGGTACAGCAATCCAGGATCTGTTTAAGCCCGACCGAGTTCTCATTGGTGGCCGGGAGACTCCAGAGGGCCGCAAGGCCGTTCAAGCACTGAAAGATGTTTATGCCCACTGGGTACCTGAGGACCGCATCATCACCACCAATCTGTGGTCTGCAGAGCTGTCAAAACTTGCAGCAAATGCCTTCTTGGCACAGAGGATCTCCTCCGTCAATGCTATTTCTGCACTCTGTGAAGCTACCGGAGCTAATGTGTCGGAGGTGGCCTATGCCGTGGGGAAGGATTCGAGGGTTGGCCCCAAGTTCTTGAACGCTAGTGTTGGATTTGGCGGGTCCTGTTTCCAGAAAGATATCCTTAATCTGGTCTATATATGTGAGTGCAATGGTCTGCCAGAGGTGGCCGACTACTGGAGGCAGGTCATCAAGATCAATGACTACCAGAAGAACCGTTTCGTGAACCGGGTTGTGTCCTCCATGTTCAACACGGTCTCAGGGAAGAAGATTGCTGTTCTTGGATTCGCTTTCAAGAAGGACACCGGGGACACGAGGGAGACCCCTGCTATCGACGTCTGCAAGGGTCTCCTGGGGGACAATGCCAAGATCAGCATCTACGATCCCCAGGTGACGGAGGACCAGATCCGACGCGACCTCGCGATGAACAAGTTCGATTGGGACCATCCGGCGCACCTGCAGCCTATGAGCCCGACTGCCGTGAAGCAGGTGAGCGTGACATGGGACGCATACGAGGCCACCAAGGGGGCACACGGCGTCTGCATCTTGACCGAGTGGGATGAGTTCAAGGAGTTGGACTACCAGAGGATCTACGATAACATGCAGAAGCCAGCCTTCATATTCGACGGGCGTAATGTGGTCGATCCAGAGACACTCAGGGCGATAGGGTTCATTGTGTACTCCATCGGAAAGCCTCTGGACTCGTGGCTCAAAGACTTGCCTGCTGTTGCCTAGTAGAGTGCTTCAGTTCAAGAGGGATTATTATCAGGGATCGAAATTTAGCAGCTGAAGCTTATGATTCTTTATAGGTATCGTTACTCGGTTGTTTCTTACAGAATTCTCATTAATTAGGTTTCGGTCGATGTCGTTCATTTGCAGCTTTAAGTCGATAATAATTGTATGCAATGTTTCTGTCGGTATTGAGAATGAAGCTGGTGATCTTTTGCAGTTTTTATGAACTTCCATGTTGTTGATGATAACTGAGTATTATGAATAGCTTACAAAAGTTGAATTTTACATTGACAAAGGAAGGATCAGCAGCATGATCACGAAGAACAAAACACAAATTTGGTCAAGAATTTATGAGTGATGATAGGGGAATCACCACAAAAGTCAACAGGGATGTGGACCATGACGCCAGCCATCCCATGATGGGACAGCAGAAAAGACCCCCCTCAGGGAGTAATGGCGAACGCGACACGCCACAACGCCCTCCGCGCGCAGGCCGCACCCAGTCCGAGTGAGCGGGCATTAATGTCGACTCGACGCCTCCAACGTCACCCCCTCAGCCAGCGACTCCCTCATCCACACCCAGCGCGTTCACCCAAACGCAGAGGGCGACGATCGATGCCCCCCATGCCCTGCGACCGGATGATCCACACGCCACCCTAATGGCAACATCAAATCTAGTCAGAGGCACGACCCCGCTCTGACAAGCAggaacatcaggtaacatcagacCAAAACTATAAAAGAGTCCAGGGCCCAAAAGGATGGGAGGAGGAAAAAACCCCCTTCTCGCCCACTAACaagaccgtcggaggggtcgggcccagaggacggcccgacctttgtgcaggtacacggCGACCACGTTACCAAGGGACTGCAACTGGCTACCTCGGAGGATCACCCGCGGATCGGCCGGCTGTGATCACTCACCCCGAAGACACCAGGAGGCTCTACCCGCGATCTTCGGCATCCGGACCCCTGAACTAAGCCGTAACGTcccgaggtcacggcttaaacaggtgcagaccgcatcagattggcgctagaaggagggcccgaatgccGAACGATCCTCACGCCGACCCCCTCGAACCCGTCGCCCACGGAGAGGGAGAAATGCCGACATCAACGCCAGATCGTTACTGGCGCCTGTTCAACGACTTAGGGATCCCACCCCCATTATCCACGGTCGACCCCCCAACCGTACTGCCCGAGGCGTTCCTCGCCCTAGTTAAGCAAGTGCAGGGAATGACAGAGATAATGCAGACCGTTGTCCCACTTATCCCCGAAATCAGGCGACTAACGGACGCCTCCGCCGACCCAGCTCATCTGAGGCGGGGCACGGGACTGGATGCAACCGGTGAGACCCGGGACAGGGCCATCCACCACGAAGGTTCGCCCACACGCGTCTCTCCTGCACCCTCCCGAGCCGCACGGCGTCGCcccgagcctgacaccatatcgtccgactcggCGGACAGCTTCCTTAAGGTACAATTCTCCCAGGTCAATCGCCGCCTGGACGAGTTCCGACGCGAGCTCCAAAGGACGCGGGATGAATCAAGCGAGGGCACCTCGGGGGGATCCCCTTTCGTTCAGGAAATACAAGAAAAACCCGTCCCCCTCAACTTTAGGGTGCCAGCCCTCGAAACGTACGACGGCGGCTCCGACCCAGCAGAGCATGTCGTCGCGTTCAGAACTCAGATGGCCCTTTACGGCACGTCCGACGCGCTAATGTGCCGTACGTTTCCGACCACCTTCAGAGGACCAGCACGCGCATGGTTCAGCCGGCTGCGACAATCCTCGATCGTATCTTTTGACCAGTTCGCCAAAGAGTTCGAACAAAACTTCCTTACCAACGCGCGGCCTCGTCCTTCCATAGCCGCTCTGCTGGCACTGTCGCAGCATGAAGAAGAAACGCTCGCGCAGTTCGTGACACGCTTTGCCGCGGAGATCCGCGGCTATTCGAACACTCACCCCTCTTTGATCATGCAGGCGTTTCTAACGGGGCTGAAACCttcgaggttcttctggtcactaATCGAGAAGCCGCCCGCCACTGTCCCGGAGATGCTCCACCGAGCCAGCCAATACGTCGCCGGCGAAGCATTAGCGGCTGGAAGACGCCCGGTCGGGAAGAAATCCCGAACCGAACAACCCCGAACCACCACCTTGTCGGCCGACCCGCGACCCCATCGGAGGCTCGACCACCCCGAGCAGCGCCTCCTGAGGCCTCCGCCCCTCCCACTCAACACGCCtcgtaccgagatcttcctccagatCAGGGAGAAAGGTCTTCTGCGGCCCCCTAATCCCATGAGAGCTACTTACAAAAATCGGTCGAAATACTGCAGGTTCCACCGAGACCATGGCCATGACACCGAGGACTGTCACGACCTCCAGAACCAAATCGAGGAGCTGATCAGAAGAGGGTACCTCGGCcgctatctcaaggaaccccgaGAAGCAACCCCGCGTCCCCGGATGCCCGTGGAAAGGCAGGTCGATGTCATCATCGGTGGACCAGCGGCAGGCGGCAGCAGCTCAAGCGCAAGGAAATCCTACGCCCGGAGCTCGGTCGAGAAGCGCCCCCGACCCGAACTAGAACCCGAAATCTCTTTTGGGGCCGAGGAGGGGGAAGGGTCCCATCATGACGACGCTCTGGTAATTTCTATCCAGATCGCCAACGCTCGGGTGAAGCGGGTgatggtcgacactggaagctcCGCCGACATCTTGTACCTCGACGCCTTCAAAAGGCTCGGCCTACTCACTGAAGACCTCATCCCCATGAGCTCGGCGCTCACGGGATTCACCGGAGACTCAATCTCCCCGCTCGGCACCACCACACTCCCTGTCTCCATTGGGGAGGAGCCAAGAACCAAGACAATAATGACTACGTTCATGGTGGCCAACCTGCCCTCagcctacaacgtcatcctcgggCGCCCGACGCTCAACAAGCTAAAAGCAGTAGTCTCAACCTACCACCGAGCCGTCAAGTTTCCCACCTCGGCAGGAGTTGGAGAATCGCGAAGCGACCCAGGCGAGTCAAGAAGGTGCTACCTCACCGCGGTCTCACTCCCGAAAAGGGCGTGCCCCCATATCCCAGACCCACGAGAAGAGGCCCCCATGTCAACACACCTTGAACCGCCTGAACGGCTTACCGAGGTACCGATAAAGGGAGATCGGCCCGGTCAGACCGTGAAAATCAGCACAGCTCAGCCCGAAGAAAACCAGCTCCAGCTCATCGAGTTCCTAAAAGCAAACGCCGATGTATTCGCGTGGTCGCCCAAGGAAATGCCAGGGATCGATCGGACGGTAGCCGAACACCAGCTTAACATCAATCCCGAAGCCAGGCCAGTAAAGCAAAGACCACGCAGGTTCGCCCTCGACCGGCAGAAGGCGATCAGCGAAGAGGTCGACCGGTTGACAGAGGCCGGATTCATTTCCGAAGTAAAGTACCCCCAGTGGCTGtcaaatgtagtcctcgttaaaaaacctaatggaagctggcggatgtgcgttgactacaccaatcTCAACCGGGCGTGCCCCAAGGACTACTACCCACTCCCGAGAATAGATCAGCTAGTCGACGCCACCTCGGGCTACGAACTCCTTACCTTCTTGGACGCATactcgggctacaaccaaatccgcATGGCGCCAGCGGACCAAGAGAATACCGCCTTCATCACCGACAGAGGAATATATTGCTACAAGGTGATGCCGTTCGGCTTAAAGAACGCTGGGGCAACCTACCAGAGGACCGTCGACAAGCTGTTCAGACGCCAGATTGGCAGGAACATGGAAAtatatgtggacgacatgatcgtgaaaagcaaAACTGCGGAGGCGCACCTGGCCGACTTGTCGGAAACTTTTTAGACCCTCAGGCGATTCCATATGCGTTTGAACCCCGCAAAGTGCGTCTTCGGGGTTAgctcgggaaaattcctcggcTTCATCATCCACCAGAGGGGAAtagacgccaacccggaaaaggtacGGGCCATAACCCAGATGCACTCACCCCGCTCCGTCAAAGAAGTACAGTCTCTCACGGGGAAACTGGCGGCGCTCAGTAGATTCATACCAAGGTCGGGCGACCGATGCCTGCCTTTCTTCCAGGCTCTGCAACAAGTCAAC
The window above is part of the Musa acuminata AAA Group cultivar baxijiao chromosome BXJ2-6, Cavendish_Baxijiao_AAA, whole genome shotgun sequence genome. Proteins encoded here:
- the LOC135614671 gene encoding UDP-glucose 6-dehydrogenase 5-like; amino-acid sequence: MVKICCIGAGYVGGPTMAVIAFKCPSIEVVVVDISVSRIAAWNSDQLPIYEPGLDDVVKQCRGKNLFFSTNIEQHVSEADIIFVSVNTPTKTRGLGAGKAADLTYWESAARMIADVSKSNKIVVEKSTVPVKTAEAIEKILTHNSRGVKYQILSNPEFLAEGTAIQDLFKPDRVLIGGRETPEGRKAVQALKDVYAHWVPEDRIITTNLWSAELSKLAANAFLAQRISSVNAISALCEATGANVSEVAYAVGKDSRVGPKFLNASVGFGGSCFQKDILNLVYICECNGLPEVADYWRQVIKINDYQKNRFVNRVVSSMFNTVSGKKIAVLGFAFKKDTGDTRETPAIDVCKGLLGDNAKISIYDPQVTEDQIRRDLAMNKFDWDHPAHLQPMSPTAVKQVSVTWDAYEATKGAHGVCILTEWDEFKELDYQRIYDNMQKPAFIFDGRNVVDPETLRAIGFIVYSIGKPLDSWLKDLPAVA
- the LOC108952826 gene encoding uncharacterized protein LOC108952826, producing MPNDPHADPLEPVAHGEGEMPTSTPDRYWRLFNDLGIPPPLSTVDPPTVLPEAFLALVKQVQGMTEIMQTVVPLIPEIRRLTDASADPAHLRRGTGLDATGETRDRAIHHEGSPTRVSPAPSRAARRRPEPDTISSDSADSFLKVQFSQVNRRLDEFRRELQRTRDESSEGTSGGSPFVQEIQEKPVPLNFRVPALETYDGGSDPAEHVVAFRTQMALYGTSDALMCRTFPTTFRGPARAWFSRLRQSSIVSFDQFAKEFEQNFLTNARPRPSIAALLALSQHEEETLAQFVTRFAAEIRGYSNTHPSLIMQAFLTGLKPSRFFWSLIEKPPATVPEMLHRASQYVAGEALAAGRRPVGKKSRTEQPRTTTLSADPRPHRRLDHPEQRLLRPPPLPLNTPRTEIFLQIREKGLLRPPNPMRATYKNRSKYCRFHRDHGHDTEDCHDLQNQIEELIRRGYLGRYLKEPREATPRPRMPVERQVDVIIGGPAAGGSSSSARKSYARSSVEKRPRPELEPEISFGAEEGEGSHHDDALVISIQIANARVKRVMVDTGSSADILYLDAFKRLGLLTEDLIPMSSALTGFTGDSISPLGTTTLPVSIGEEPRTKTIMTTFMVANLPSAYNVILGRPTLNKLKAVVSTYHRAVKFPTSAGVGESRSDPGESRRCYLTAVSLPKRACPHIPDPREEAPMSTHLEPPERLTEVPIKGDRPGQTVKISTAQPEENQLQLIEFLKANADVFAWSPKEMPGIDRTVAEHQLNINPEARPVKQRPRRFALDRQKAISEEVDRLTEAGFISEVKYPQWLSNVVLVKKPNGSWRMCVDYTNLNRACPKDYYPLPRIDQLVDATSGYELLTFLDAYSGYNQIRMAPADQENTAFITDRGIYCYKVMPFGLKNAGATYQRTVDKLFRRQIGRNMEIYVDDMIVKSKTAEAHLADLSETF